TGATCAGCTCCTGCATCGGCAGCGCGCCGGCCGCGGGGATCCACGCCTTGAGCACCGACCGCAGCCCCGCGAGCCCGCAGACGTGCCGCGACCAGAACAGGTACTCGGCCTCCGACGGGTGGCCCTCGGTGCGCCAGTCGAACCGGTCGGCCGGGCTCTCGCCGCGCTCGATGAGCGGCGCGTTGCAGGCGAGGTCGCCCCACTGCGACTCGTACGGGTACGTGGTCATGCGGGCTCCTCGGGTCGGTCCTGCACAGGGTGGCATGCGGGCGGTGGGAGCACGTCCCTCCTCCGGCCGACGCTCCCGGCGCAGCCCCGGCCTACGTTCGACGGGTGATCTCCACCCCGCGCCCCGGCCCGCGCCCGTCCCTCTCCGACGAGGGCCCGCAGCGGCAGCTCACCGACCGCGCCGCGCCCGAGCTGTGGGGGCGGCTCGTCGCGCACGCGTTCGCGCTGCCCGGGGTGCGCGAGAGCCACAGCCAGGTGTCGCCCGCGTCGTCGCGCGGCCTGTTCCTCCGCGATCTCGAGACGCCGATCGTCCCGTGGACCTCGCTCGCCCCCGAGGGCCGCCTCGAGCCGGTGCACCTGCACGGCGTCGACGACACCTCGGTGCACCTCTGCCTCCCTGTCGCCCGCGGCGCCGAGCTCACCGCGCTGGGCTGGGCCACGCCGCACCAGTACGAGGACTTCGGCACCGAGTTCCTCGTCTACGGCCCGCGCGACGAGGCCGAGGTCGACGTGGTCGTCAGCCTGATCGAGGAGGCCATCGCCTTCGCGCGGGATCCCGGCGACGAGCAGCCGGCGCACCTCCCCGTCGCCGGGGGCTGAGCGCGAGCGGGCGCATGGATCCCCACCCGACCATCGCCTGACCGTCCGGCCGTGACCGGACATCGCCCCGGGATGCAGCGGGAGCGTCGGATAGCTTCCGGGGAGCGGACATCCGCAGAGAATTGGTCAGAATGCAGCACCACCCCCTCCCCTTCCGCCCCGCGACCGCCCTCCTCCTGGGTCTCGCCCTCACCGCCGGGGTCCTCACGGCAGCATCCCCCGCCAGCGCCGCGACCCGCGGCACCGCACCCGCCGTCGGCGCCGCGTCCGCCGCCCCGACCGTCTCCGACGCCCGGCTCCGCTTCGGCGTCGCGACGCCCGGCGGCCCGACCGCCGGCGGCGAGCTCGACCAGGTCGCCGCGC
This is a stretch of genomic DNA from Clavibacter zhangzhiyongii. It encodes these proteins:
- a CDS encoding luciferase family protein — encoded protein: MISTPRPGPRPSLSDEGPQRQLTDRAAPELWGRLVAHAFALPGVRESHSQVSPASSRGLFLRDLETPIVPWTSLAPEGRLEPVHLHGVDDTSVHLCLPVARGAELTALGWATPHQYEDFGTEFLVYGPRDEAEVDVVVSLIEEAIAFARDPGDEQPAHLPVAGG